A stretch of DNA from Azotosporobacter soli:
GTACAAGCATCCCGGCATCACGCAAGAACAGTTGTCCGAACGGGTGCGCATCGACAAGGCGACCACGGCCAAAGCGATCGCCAAACTGATTGCCGAAGGCTATGTCACAAAAGAAACCAGCGCTACCGACAAACGCGCTTACAACTTATACACGACCGAAAAAGCCGCCGCCATCCAAGACGAACTGTTCCTACTGATGGACGGCTGGAACCAGCAACTACTGGACGGCTTCAGTACAGCCGAACAGGAAACCGCGCACCAGTTGCTTGAAAAAATGTGCGCGAATGCGCTGGCTCAGGCTAGTCGCGAATAATTTGCCATCAATACACAAGGAGGGAAATCTATGTTTCGACGCATCTGTCCTGTCGCTTTGCTGACGCTGCTATGGCTGGCAATCGGCGCCGTCTTTGCCTCGGCAACGCCAGCCTTTGCCGCCGAATACAGTCTCGACTTTGACGCTGCTTCCTTCAGCATCGAATCGGCGACTGTCGGTGAACAAACGGTCACGTACCGCGCTTACAAAAATCTGGTCTATGTACAGCACCCTGTCGACACAACGTATCAAAATCTAAACCTGTACGTTCCTGTCGAATATTTTGCAGGAAAATCAATCGGCGCATACACAGCCAAAACCGCGCCGATTTTTCTGCCGAACACCATTGGCGGTTACATGCCGGCTCTGCCCGGAACGCCCGGACTTGACCGGGACGGCAAGCCAAACGCCGCGCTGACAGCCTTGGCGCACGGCTATGTCGTCGCC
This window harbors:
- a CDS encoding MarR family transcriptional regulator, giving the protein MNKDRMGKHISLLYRYSQIFFNKEFKRYNLGSGQYMFLIELYKHPGITQEQLSERVRIDKATTAKAIAKLIAEGYVTKETSATDKRAYNLYTTEKAAAIQDELFLLMDGWNQQLLDGFSTAEQETAHQLLEKMCANALAQASRE